Proteins from a single region of Phycisphaeraceae bacterium D3-23:
- a CDS encoding arginine N-succinyltransferase, with protein sequence MLVIKPVTIEDVDALLDLANLSTYGLTTLPKDRDLLERRTRHAARCFKTVADDAHPNASGAEGQSYLFALHDTDAQKLVGISGLESKLGGFHPFYYYKVETSVHESKALDTRKEIPTLQLVAEHDGPSELCSLFLHPAYRQGGTGRVLSVSRFLYMAQYPTLFDPTVIAEMRGVIDDSGRSPFWDAVGTHFFGMDFPMADYLSIKVKELTGELLPRHPIYVPLLPKTAQAVVGKVHPKTEPALAILRREGFDYNGWVNIFEGGPVITSQRDSIRGVRESKETIIASVVDREIESEQYVVSVSDHDRVFAACEARLRIEDGCVTLTHEVAKALQVGVGDTVRYVKLRPDKPGETQGAKP encoded by the coding sequence ATGCTGGTCATCAAGCCCGTCACGATCGAGGATGTCGATGCGCTGCTCGACCTCGCGAACCTGAGTACCTACGGCCTCACGACGCTGCCCAAGGACCGCGACCTGCTCGAACGCCGCACCCGGCACGCCGCGCGCTGCTTCAAGACGGTGGCCGACGATGCGCATCCCAACGCGAGCGGCGCGGAGGGTCAGTCGTACCTCTTCGCGCTGCACGACACCGACGCGCAGAAACTCGTCGGAATCAGCGGGCTCGAGTCCAAGCTTGGCGGGTTCCACCCGTTCTATTACTACAAGGTCGAGACGAGTGTCCACGAGTCCAAGGCGCTCGATACACGCAAGGAGATCCCGACGCTCCAGCTTGTCGCCGAACACGACGGGCCTTCCGAACTGTGCAGCCTGTTCCTGCACCCGGCTTACCGGCAGGGCGGCACGGGCCGGGTCCTGTCGGTCTCGCGATTCCTCTACATGGCGCAGTACCCGACGCTCTTCGACCCGACGGTGATCGCGGAGATGCGCGGTGTGATCGATGACTCGGGGCGCAGCCCGTTCTGGGATGCGGTGGGAACGCACTTCTTCGGCATGGACTTCCCGATGGCGGACTACCTGTCGATCAAGGTGAAGGAACTCACCGGCGAGCTCTTGCCGCGCCACCCGATCTATGTGCCGCTGCTACCGAAGACGGCGCAGGCAGTGGTGGGCAAGGTCCACCCCAAGACCGAGCCGGCGCTCGCGATCCTGCGGCGCGAGGGTTTCGACTACAACGGCTGGGTGAACATCTTCGAGGGCGGGCCGGTCATCACAAGTCAGCGCGACTCGATCCGCGGTGTGCGCGAGAGCAAAGAGACGATCATCGCGTCGGTCGTGGACCGTGAGATCGAGAGTGAGCAGTACGTCGTCAGCGTGAGCGATCACGACCGGGTGTTCGCTGCGTGTGAGGCCCGGCTCAGGATCGAGGACGGCTGCGTTACATTGACCCATGAAGTGGCGAAGGCTTTGCAGGTCGGCGTGGGCGATACGGTGCGCTATGTGAAGCTTAGGCCTGATAAGCCGGGTGAAACGCAAGGGGCTAAGCCGTGA
- the astD gene encoding succinylglutamate-semialdehyde dehydrogenase yields MSDAKGHHIAGVWVRGEGEVFAATNPATGEAYWRGPAATEGEVDRAVKAARGALPGWSMLAFADRVAVLGRYRDVLEKRKDAIARIISDETGKPLWEAATEAGAMVGKVGLTLAAFEQRQGAQSFAMGDATGALRYKPHGVLAVFGPFNLPGHLPNGHIVPALLAGNTIVLKPSEQTPVIGEVMADAWQDAGLPDGALNLVQGARDTGVALANHPGHDGILFTGSYNVGAALHRTLVDAPQKILALEMGGNNPLVVHRTPDIDAACYTIINSAYITAGQRCTDARRLILIEGDEADAVLKRLVEMVGLIRFGLPSDTPEPYYGPLINAAAADALLKAQDDLVARGGKSLVTMGRSERCDALLSPALIDVTDVADRRDAEFFGPLLQVVRVPDFSAAIDEANDTRYGLSASLLSADRTLYDQFYTHIRAGIINWNKPTSGASGKLPFGGIGKSGNHRPSGFFAADYCAYPVASVEQEDLPMPAAPACGLEALMEG; encoded by the coding sequence GTGAGTGATGCCAAGGGACACCACATCGCCGGCGTGTGGGTGCGGGGCGAAGGCGAGGTCTTCGCCGCCACCAACCCCGCGACGGGCGAGGCGTATTGGCGCGGCCCAGCCGCGACCGAGGGGGAGGTCGATCGCGCGGTGAAGGCGGCGCGCGGCGCGCTGCCGGGGTGGTCCATGCTCGCGTTTGCCGACCGCGTCGCGGTGCTGGGACGCTACCGGGACGTGTTGGAAAAACGCAAAGACGCGATCGCCCGCATCATCAGCGACGAGACGGGCAAGCCGCTGTGGGAGGCGGCGACCGAGGCCGGGGCGATGGTGGGCAAGGTTGGGCTGACGCTGGCCGCGTTCGAGCAGCGGCAGGGCGCACAGTCGTTCGCGATGGGCGACGCGACGGGCGCGCTGCGCTACAAGCCACACGGCGTGTTGGCGGTGTTTGGCCCGTTCAACCTCCCGGGCCACCTGCCCAACGGACACATCGTCCCCGCGCTGCTCGCGGGCAACACCATCGTCCTCAAACCCAGTGAGCAGACGCCGGTGATCGGTGAAGTCATGGCCGACGCCTGGCAAGACGCGGGCCTGCCCGACGGCGCACTCAACTTGGTGCAAGGCGCACGCGACACCGGCGTCGCGCTTGCCAATCACCCGGGGCACGACGGGATCCTCTTCACGGGCAGCTACAACGTCGGCGCGGCGCTGCACCGCACGCTGGTCGATGCGCCGCAGAAGATCCTCGCGCTCGAGATGGGCGGCAATAACCCGCTGGTCGTCCACCGGACGCCCGACATCGACGCCGCGTGCTACACGATCATCAACTCGGCCTACATCACCGCCGGCCAGCGGTGCACCGATGCGCGGCGGTTGATCCTGATCGAGGGTGATGAGGCCGACGCGGTCCTCAAACGCCTGGTCGAGATGGTCGGCCTGATCCGTTTTGGACTGCCCAGCGACACGCCCGAGCCGTACTACGGCCCGCTCATCAACGCCGCGGCCGCCGACGCGCTGCTAAAGGCGCAGGACGACCTTGTCGCGCGCGGCGGCAAATCGCTTGTGACGATGGGCCGCTCCGAGCGGTGCGATGCGCTCCTGTCGCCCGCTCTGATCGACGTGACGGATGTCGCCGACCGCCGGGACGCGGAGTTCTTTGGCCCGCTGCTGCAGGTGGTCCGTGTGCCCGACTTTTCGGCCGCGATCGACGAGGCCAATGACACACGCTACGGGCTTTCGGCTTCGCTGCTCAGCGCAGACCGTACGCTCTACGATCAGTTTTACACGCACATCCGCGCGGGCATCATCAACTGGAACAAGCCCACTAGCGGCGCGAGCGGGAAGCTGCCCTTCGGCGGCATCGGCAAGAGCGGGAACCACCGCCCCAGCGGCTTCTTCGCGGCCGACTACTGCGCTTACCCCGTCGCGTCGGTCGAGCAGGAGGACCTGCCGATGCCGGCGGCGCCGGCCTGCGGGCTCGAGGCGTTGATGGAGGGCTGA
- a CDS encoding trypsin-like peptidase domain-containing protein, with product MKLHCKVVSGYQAGLDRELDRDTVLISRDEKADLQLHPTKDLQVGSQQHVKVVRDGDGFVVHCQHDNGLTVITGGKTTQLGQGEQIRFTHDADLVLGKDGPRIRCIAIASDIPATVTQLAPGAREQMPVSEVSSATVHKAEQSSHRILTVGLVAFVLVAAVAVGSFFAFRSAGKKADDTISALEDEIDDQAEDHERDLRRLNRAMDENLDEMTAMQTTIREIDAEVRSDFTTVLREHTKSVASVGLIDSDGLFTPGGTGWVVEEKTLATNAHVVEGLRDMYNALGGANANLRAVARFSGESARDVEIDLENAKSHPGYAYFFEFLASHMVDPQTGSLARYTPGGQVGFFQVGNAYDVGLLPTFEVAGPPLPLAKEDDLRALGQGTEIAYIGYPAEGLIGARINTPADMHIGRLSSMTNFASEADRFETALILTHSLPTVGGSSGSPIFSKDGKVIGLISHGSIMQLNDQAGNRTRIGLGFNYGQRVTMLRDLLAGAEVKEARRLREEEVRRQFAGLDLVNDEDRAKVRCLYAARNLLQYLQDGDMLPGSTSLNIAQRESGTDTLRHNEEMITFPLELKPGDYIAAVATGGLLDIGLLITRGDNIEARANDYLELSAEAAYFRVPGAAGGAAVQYDLAVVQMQQGTIDHAFAINIFPVE from the coding sequence ATGAAGCTGCACTGCAAGGTCGTTTCGGGGTATCAGGCCGGACTGGACCGCGAGCTGGACCGTGACACGGTCCTCATCAGCCGAGACGAGAAGGCCGACCTCCAGCTCCACCCGACCAAGGACCTGCAGGTCGGATCTCAGCAACACGTCAAAGTCGTCCGCGATGGCGACGGCTTCGTCGTCCACTGCCAGCACGACAACGGCCTGACCGTCATCACCGGCGGGAAGACCACCCAGCTTGGCCAAGGCGAACAGATACGTTTCACCCACGACGCCGACCTCGTTCTGGGCAAGGACGGCCCGCGCATCCGCTGCATCGCGATCGCCAGCGACATCCCCGCCACGGTTACACAGCTCGCGCCGGGTGCGCGTGAGCAGATGCCGGTGTCCGAAGTGAGCAGCGCGACCGTGCATAAGGCCGAGCAGTCCTCGCACCGGATCCTGACCGTCGGGCTCGTCGCGTTTGTGCTCGTAGCCGCCGTCGCGGTGGGCAGCTTCTTCGCGTTTCGTTCCGCAGGCAAGAAGGCCGACGACACGATCAGCGCGCTCGAAGACGAGATCGACGACCAGGCCGAGGACCACGAGCGGGACCTGCGCCGTCTGAACCGCGCGATGGACGAGAACCTCGATGAGATGACCGCGATGCAGACGACGATCCGCGAGATCGACGCCGAGGTGCGCAGCGACTTCACCACCGTGCTGCGCGAGCACACCAAGTCGGTCGCCTCCGTCGGGCTGATCGATAGCGACGGGCTGTTCACCCCCGGCGGGACCGGCTGGGTCGTCGAAGAAAAAACACTCGCGACCAACGCACACGTCGTCGAGGGGCTCCGCGATATGTACAACGCTTTGGGCGGGGCCAACGCCAACCTCCGCGCCGTCGCGCGGTTCTCCGGCGAGTCGGCACGCGACGTCGAGATCGACCTTGAAAACGCTAAGTCCCACCCCGGCTACGCCTACTTCTTCGAGTTCCTCGCGTCACACATGGTCGATCCGCAGACCGGCTCGCTCGCACGCTACACCCCCGGCGGGCAGGTCGGCTTCTTCCAGGTCGGCAACGCCTACGACGTCGGACTGCTGCCCACCTTCGAGGTCGCCGGCCCCCCGCTGCCGCTCGCCAAGGAAGACGACCTGCGCGCCCTGGGCCAGGGCACCGAGATCGCCTACATCGGCTACCCCGCCGAGGGGCTCATCGGCGCACGCATCAACACCCCCGCCGATATGCACATCGGTCGGCTCAGCAGTATGACCAACTTCGCCTCCGAGGCCGACCGCTTCGAGACCGCGCTCATCCTTACGCACAGCCTGCCCACCGTCGGCGGTTCCAGCGGCAGCCCGATCTTCTCCAAGGACGGCAAGGTCATCGGCCTCATCTCGCACGGCTCGATCATGCAGCTCAACGACCAGGCCGGCAACCGCACCCGCATCGGGCTCGGGTTCAACTACGGCCAGCGCGTCACCATGCTCCGCGACCTCCTCGCCGGCGCAGAAGTTAAAGAAGCCCGACGCCTGCGTGAAGAAGAGGTGCGGCGCCAGTTCGCCGGGCTCGACCTGGTCAACGACGAAGACCGCGCCAAAGTCCGCTGCCTCTACGCCGCACGCAACCTGCTCCAGTACTTACAAGACGGCGACATGCTCCCCGGCAGCACTTCGCTCAACATCGCACAGCGCGAGTCCGGTACCGACACCCTGCGCCACAACGAAGAAATGATCACCTTCCCCCTCGAGCTCAAGCCCGGCGATTACATCGCCGCCGTCGCCACCGGCGGGCTGCTCGATATCGGCCTGCTCATCACGCGGGGCGACAACATCGAGGCCCGGGCCAACGACTACCTCGAACTCAGCGCCGAGGCGGCCTACTTCAGGGTGCCGGGCGCGGCGGGCGGCGCGGCCGTGCAATACGACCTCGCAGTGGTGCAGATGCAGCAGGGCACGATCGATCATGCCTTCGCGATCAACATCTTCCCCGTCGAGTAA
- a CDS encoding autotransporter-associated beta strand repeat-containing protein produces MSKQSIQCASARALSTGLVLSCLMVTPAFAADQTWTDANATGLWGEPTNWSGTAVPDEADTALLGPGSPAGFTLDLGGVNRAVEELTFSGSTGFTLNNGTLQLVARRLNATGSATHTINAPVAFSSQPFSPGLGPAFADIDGSATVHLAGGIDDAGFFSFTKIGTGTLVLSTANAFSTLTFISGGTLQLAHADALQNSTVQINVDLGLDFATFGVDANLGGIAGTGDLNLGAQNLTVTRGDYAGSISGTGSLTRTDGADLRLTGASTYSGGTFIEGGSLRLDNTTGSATGSGVVELMTGATIYGTGTIGGHVNAAIQSTTRPGDSGTGVLTYGSVSFDRSAKLDIEIGGRSVGSRHDQLRITGDADLDNRAFLLVTLVDDFEPELGDAFQILDVGGTQTGTFGRASLPALDGGLGWNLQDLGTTGEVRVDLLGDLNTDGFVGAADLDLLLAHWGRDVFAYDYSAGDASGDGVVGDADLQIVIAQFGNGTPGGTVPEPGSLAAIGIGLLIVARRRRGHIAAGMRE; encoded by the coding sequence ATGTCTAAGCAATCGATCCAATGCGCGTCTGCCCGTGCGCTGTCCACTGGGCTGGTGCTGTCGTGCCTCATGGTGACACCCGCGTTCGCGGCAGACCAGACTTGGACCGATGCCAACGCGACAGGGCTATGGGGCGAACCCACCAACTGGTCGGGTACCGCCGTGCCCGACGAGGCCGACACCGCCCTGCTGGGCCCGGGCTCGCCCGCCGGCTTCACGCTCGACCTCGGCGGCGTCAATCGGGCCGTCGAAGAACTCACCTTCTCCGGAAGCACCGGCTTCACACTCAACAACGGGACGCTGCAACTCGTCGCTCGCCGGCTCAATGCAACGGGCAGCGCGACCCACACGATCAACGCGCCTGTCGCCTTCAGCAGCCAGCCGTTCAGCCCGGGGCTGGGGCCTGCCTTCGCCGACATCGACGGCTCCGCTACGGTCCACCTCGCGGGCGGCATCGACGACGCCGGCTTCTTCTCCTTCACCAAGATCGGCACAGGGACGCTCGTCCTCTCGACGGCGAACGCCTTCAGCACGCTTACCTTCATTAGCGGCGGCACGCTACAACTCGCACACGCCGACGCCTTGCAGAACAGCACGGTGCAGATCAACGTTGACCTAGGCCTCGACTTCGCGACCTTCGGCGTCGACGCGAACCTCGGCGGCATCGCGGGCACGGGCGACCTGAACCTGGGCGCACAAAACCTCACCGTCACCCGCGGCGACTACGCCGGATCGATCTCGGGCACCGGCTCGCTCACCCGAACCGACGGCGCGGACCTCCGGCTGACCGGCGCGAGCACCTACAGCGGTGGCACATTCATCGAAGGCGGATCGCTACGCCTGGACAACACCACCGGCTCCGCCACCGGCAGTGGCGTCGTCGAGCTCATGACCGGCGCGACGATCTACGGCACCGGCACGATCGGCGGACACGTCAACGCCGCCATCCAATCCACCACCCGCCCCGGCGACAGCGGCACCGGCGTCCTTACCTACGGCAGCGTCAGTTTCGACCGAAGCGCAAAACTCGACATCGAGATCGGCGGACGCTCCGTCGGCTCACGACACGACCAGCTACGCATCACCGGCGACGCCGACCTCGACAACCGTGCCTTCCTCCTGGTCACGCTCGTCGATGACTTCGAGCCCGAGCTCGGCGACGCGTTCCAGATTCTCGACGTTGGCGGCACGCAGACCGGCACGTTCGGCCGAGCATCCCTGCCCGCGCTTGACGGCGGGCTGGGATGGAACCTCCAGGACCTGGGCACCACCGGCGAGGTCCGCGTCGACCTGCTGGGCGACCTGAACACCGACGGCTTCGTCGGCGCGGCCGACCTCGACCTCCTCCTCGCCCACTGGGGCCGGGACGTCTTTGCCTACGACTACAGCGCAGGCGACGCGTCGGGTGACGGCGTCGTCGGCGACGCCGATCTGCAGATCGTCATCGCCCAGTTTGGCAACGGCACCCCGGGCGGCACCGTCCCCGAGCCCGGCTCACTCGCGGCGATCGGTATCGGGCTGCTCATCGTCGCACGCCGGCGACGCGGGCACATCGCCGCCGGGATGCGCGAGTGA
- a CDS encoding aminotransferase class III-fold pyridoxal phosphate-dependent enzyme: MPDLASETLSADPRVAQAKQLIAAALADAQNALDGVRPADPGRAQSFATMLEDFGKLRGKLWYPYIGSGVGKGPLVELMDGSVKFDMINGIGVHGLGHSDPALIAAGIDGAMGDTVMQGNLQANTDAMRLCDDMLQLANAHGASLDHCFLTTSGAMANENALKIIFQKHAPADRIVAFSKCFTGRTLALASVTDKAAYRDGIPEALSVNYLPFVDLANIDKSIDSALKHLHLHLNRHKGKVAAVMFELVQGEGGYNAGDAKFHRALMAECKEQGLAVFVDEIQTFGRTLRPFAFQHYGLDEFVDVVSVGKMSQVCATLYKADYAPRPGLVSQTFTGSTPQIHAAIEVLGRMKSGKWFGDDGCNATIRAAFAQGIADLSAKHPGLIDSKLHGLGTMMAFQVFDGSADKTRATLNALFDNGVIAFVCGGGPYRVRFLPPASVMTQNDVAEVCKILGETLVQVDRELAQKQEA; encoded by the coding sequence ATGCCTGACCTCGCCTCCGAAACACTTTCAGCCGACCCCCGCGTCGCGCAGGCCAAGCAGCTCATCGCCGCCGCGCTCGCCGATGCGCAAAACGCGCTCGACGGCGTACGCCCCGCCGACCCGGGGCGGGCCCAGTCGTTCGCCACGATGCTCGAAGACTTCGGCAAGCTGCGTGGCAAGCTGTGGTACCCCTACATCGGGTCGGGCGTCGGCAAGGGCCCGCTTGTCGAGCTGATGGACGGCTCGGTCAAGTTCGACATGATCAACGGTATCGGCGTCCACGGGCTGGGCCACTCCGATCCCGCACTGATCGCGGCCGGGATCGATGGCGCGATGGGCGACACCGTCATGCAGGGCAACCTCCAGGCCAACACCGACGCGATGCGCCTGTGCGACGACATGCTCCAGCTCGCCAACGCCCACGGCGCTTCGCTCGACCACTGCTTCCTCACCACCTCGGGCGCGATGGCGAACGAGAACGCGCTCAAGATCATCTTCCAAAAACACGCCCCGGCCGACCGCATCGTCGCCTTCAGCAAGTGCTTCACCGGCCGAACCCTCGCGCTCGCATCGGTCACCGACAAGGCCGCCTACCGCGACGGCATCCCCGAAGCATTGAGCGTCAACTACCTGCCGTTCGTCGACCTCGCCAATATCGATAAGAGCATCGACAGCGCGCTCAAGCACCTGCACCTGCACCTCAATCGTCACAAGGGCAAAGTCGCGGCCGTGATGTTCGAGCTTGTGCAGGGCGAGGGCGGCTACAACGCGGGGGATGCCAAGTTCCACCGGGCGTTGATGGCCGAGTGTAAAGAGCAGGGGCTCGCCGTGTTCGTCGACGAGATCCAGACCTTTGGGCGGACGCTGCGCCCCTTCGCGTTCCAGCACTACGGGCTCGATGAGTTTGTCGATGTCGTCTCCGTCGGCAAGATGAGCCAGGTCTGCGCGACGCTCTACAAGGCCGACTACGCGCCTAGGCCCGGCCTCGTAAGCCAGACGTTTACGGGTTCGACCCCGCAGATCCACGCGGCGATCGAGGTGCTGGGCCGGATGAAATCGGGCAAGTGGTTCGGCGACGACGGCTGCAACGCCACGATCCGCGCCGCGTTCGCCCAGGGCATCGCCGACCTCAGCGCCAAGCATCCGGGACTGATCGACAGCAAGCTGCACGGCCTGGGCACGATGATGGCGTTCCAGGTCTTCGACGGCAGCGCCGACAAGACCCGCGCCACACTCAACGCGCTTTTCGACAACGGCGTCATCGCCTTTGTCTGCGGCGGCGGGCCCTACCGTGTCCGCTTCCTTCCGCCGGCGTCGGTGATGACGCAAAACGATGTCGCCGAGGTGTGCAAAATCCTCGGCGAAACCCTCGTGCAGGTCGACCGCGAGCTGGCCCAGAAGCAGGAGGCGTAG
- a CDS encoding hydrolase, with protein sequence MVFPESNIDEQALRWLETQSGEMLDRLVDWASINTGSENLHGLSAMLGKVEQVAGSLGGSMRRVDLPPHETVDDAGEISQTKFGQSLHFSKHPEADRRVFLCIHMDTVFGVDHPFQGVRHEGDTLFGPGVADAKGGLVVLLAALEALERSHLAGRVGWEVLINSDEEVGSHGSDAMIAGLASRCDLALLYEPALPDGTLVGARKGSGNFAIVVRGKAAHAGRDFLAGRNAITAAARLTARLDAVNDVEPGDGLTLNIGKIAGGGPVNIVPEMAVVRYNVRYETAAQRGGVEQAVAQAVAEVNAQDGLSAEPFGAFTAPPKPVGPGSQALQGLVEHSASQLGMPAVTWRSTGGVCDGNRTAALGVPTIDTMGVRGGAIHSDMEFMQVDSLVERAKLSAHLLMSLASGAADWPARDTPAD encoded by the coding sequence ATGGTTTTCCCTGAGTCCAACATCGACGAACAGGCACTGCGGTGGCTGGAAACCCAGTCGGGCGAGATGCTCGACCGGCTGGTCGATTGGGCCAGCATCAACACCGGTTCGGAGAATCTGCACGGGCTTTCGGCGATGCTCGGCAAGGTTGAGCAGGTGGCCGGGAGTCTGGGCGGCTCGATGCGCCGGGTCGATCTGCCACCGCATGAAACCGTGGACGATGCGGGTGAAATCTCGCAGACAAAGTTCGGCCAATCGCTGCATTTTTCCAAGCATCCGGAGGCCGATCGGCGTGTCTTCCTCTGTATCCATATGGATACGGTGTTCGGCGTCGACCACCCGTTTCAAGGGGTCCGCCACGAGGGCGACACGCTGTTTGGCCCTGGCGTCGCCGACGCCAAGGGCGGGCTGGTCGTGCTGCTCGCGGCGCTCGAAGCGCTCGAGCGCAGCCACCTCGCCGGGCGGGTCGGCTGGGAGGTGCTCATCAACTCGGACGAGGAGGTCGGCTCGCACGGGTCGGACGCGATGATCGCCGGGCTCGCGTCGCGATGCGACCTCGCGCTGCTTTATGAGCCCGCGCTGCCCGATGGGACCCTCGTCGGAGCGCGCAAAGGCTCTGGCAACTTCGCCATCGTGGTGCGCGGCAAAGCAGCTCACGCGGGGCGGGACTTTCTTGCAGGACGCAACGCCATCACAGCGGCGGCCCGACTGACGGCCCGGCTTGATGCGGTGAACGATGTTGAACCCGGCGATGGGCTGACGCTGAACATCGGCAAGATCGCGGGCGGCGGGCCTGTGAATATTGTCCCTGAGATGGCCGTCGTACGCTACAACGTGCGCTACGAGACCGCGGCGCAGCGCGGCGGTGTCGAGCAGGCCGTCGCCCAGGCCGTCGCAGAAGTGAACGCCCAAGACGGCCTGTCGGCCGAGCCGTTTGGCGCATTCACCGCGCCGCCCAAGCCGGTCGGGCCGGGTAGCCAGGCCTTGCAGGGGCTGGTCGAACACAGCGCGTCGCAGCTCGGCATGCCCGCGGTGACGTGGCGATCGACCGGTGGGGTGTGTGATGGCAACCGTACCGCGGCGCTGGGTGTGCCGACGATCGACACGATGGGCGTACGCGGGGGCGCGATCCACAGCGACATGGAGTTCATGCAGGTCGACAGCCTGGTCGAACGCGCCAAGCTGTCCGCGCACCTGCTGATGTCCCTCGCGTCGGGTGCCGCCGACTGGCCCGCGCGCGATACGCCCGCCGATTGA